The following proteins are encoded in a genomic region of Bacillales bacterium:
- the atpA gene encoding F0F1 ATP synthase subunit alpha, producing the protein MSIKAEEISSLIKDQIKDYESKIEVSDVGTVVEVGDGIARAHGLDNAMAGELVEFSNGVMGMAQNLEENNVGIIIMGPYEDIHEGDEVKRTGRIMEVPVGEQMLGRVVNPLGQPIDGKGPIETTKTRPIESPAPGVMARKSVHEPMQTGLKVIDSMIPIGRGQRELIIGDRKTGKTSIAIDTIINQKDQNMICIYVAIGQKESTVAEVVETLRANGALDYTIVVSAGASEPAPLLFLAPYAGCTMGEEFMYNGKHVLAIYDDLSKQAAAYRELSLLLRRPPGREAFPGDVFYLHSRLLERAAKLNDDLGGGSLTALPVIETQAGDISAYIPTNVISITDGQIFLESDLFNSGVRPAVDAGSSVSRVGGDAQIKAMSKVAGTLRLDLASYRELEAFSQFGSDLDKATQAKLNRGQRSVEVLKQGLHETLDVEKQVVILFALSRGFLDSIPVEDIRRFEQELYDYMDQKHDDLLKQIRDTGKLPDEEEFKNAIKGFKKNFVTSGS; encoded by the coding sequence ATGAGCATCAAAGCTGAAGAGATCAGTTCGCTGATCAAAGATCAAATTAAAGATTACGAATCGAAGATCGAAGTAAGCGACGTCGGCACCGTTGTAGAAGTCGGTGACGGAATTGCTCGCGCTCACGGTCTCGACAACGCAATGGCCGGTGAACTCGTCGAATTCTCCAACGGCGTGATGGGGATGGCGCAAAACCTCGAGGAAAACAACGTCGGGATTATCATCATGGGACCTTACGAGGATATCCATGAAGGCGACGAAGTGAAGCGCACGGGCCGCATCATGGAAGTTCCCGTTGGGGAACAAATGCTCGGCCGCGTCGTGAACCCGCTCGGCCAACCGATTGACGGCAAAGGGCCGATCGAAACGACGAAAACGCGTCCAATCGAAAGCCCGGCACCAGGCGTCATGGCTCGGAAATCGGTTCATGAGCCGATGCAAACCGGTTTGAAAGTCATCGATTCAATGATTCCGATTGGCCGCGGCCAACGTGAATTGATTATCGGCGACCGGAAAACGGGAAAAACGTCGATTGCGATCGATACGATCATTAACCAGAAAGACCAAAACATGATTTGTATTTATGTCGCCATCGGGCAAAAAGAATCAACAGTAGCGGAAGTCGTGGAAACGCTTCGCGCCAACGGTGCGCTGGATTACACGATTGTCGTTTCCGCAGGTGCGTCTGAACCTGCACCGTTGTTGTTCCTTGCCCCGTACGCAGGTTGTACGATGGGTGAAGAATTCATGTACAACGGCAAACACGTCCTCGCGATTTACGACGACTTGTCGAAGCAAGCGGCCGCTTACCGTGAGCTCTCCTTGCTGCTTCGTCGTCCGCCGGGCCGTGAAGCGTTCCCGGGTGACGTCTTCTACTTGCATTCGCGTCTTTTGGAACGTGCTGCAAAATTGAACGACGATCTCGGCGGCGGTTCGTTGACGGCGCTGCCGGTCATCGAAACGCAAGCGGGCGACATTTCCGCTTACATTCCGACGAACGTCATCTCCATTACCGACGGACAAATCTTCCTTGAATCCGATTTGTTCAACTCGGGCGTGCGTCCGGCGGTAGATGCCGGTTCTTCCGTATCCCGTGTCGGCGGTGATGCACAAATTAAAGCGATGAGTAAAGTTGCCGGTACGTTGCGGCTTGACCTTGCTTCTTACCGCGAACTTGAAGCGTTCTCGCAATTCGGGTCTGACCTCGATAAAGCGACGCAAGCGAAGCTGAACCGCGGACAACGGTCGGTGGAAGTGTTGAAACAAGGGTTGCACGAAACGCTTGACGTTGAAAAGCAAGTCGTGATCTTGTTCGCGCTTTCCCGCGGATTCCTTGACAGCATTCCGGTGGAAGACATCCGCCGTTTTGAACAAGAATTGTACGATTACATGGACCAGAAGCATGACGACTTGCTCAAGCAAATTCGAGACACGGGCAAATTGCCGGACGAAGAAGAATTCAAGAACGCCATTAAAGGCTTCAAGAAAAACTTCGTGACTTCCGGGTCCTAA
- a CDS encoding F0F1 ATP synthase subunit delta, with protein sequence MSDAVTKRYARALFEIAEEHGKVKAIDEDLRAVLEAFQDKDAGKIFMHPRLDAEEKKKLIDAFAGKVESEVANFLKVLVDGHREMELPGIVKAFEKMANEAQGIVDAVVTTALPLTKKEKKQLADKFGAALNKEIRIEERVDREVIGGMMVRIGNRVYDGTVAGKLARFKQSLTQVR encoded by the coding sequence ATGAGCGATGCCGTGACGAAACGTTACGCACGCGCCTTGTTCGAAATTGCCGAAGAACACGGAAAAGTTAAAGCAATCGATGAAGACTTGCGGGCGGTTCTCGAAGCTTTTCAGGACAAAGACGCAGGCAAAATCTTCATGCATCCGCGGCTGGATGCCGAAGAGAAGAAAAAATTGATCGATGCATTCGCCGGCAAAGTGGAAAGCGAAGTGGCGAATTTCTTGAAAGTGCTTGTCGATGGCCACAGGGAAATGGAATTGCCCGGCATCGTCAAAGCGTTTGAAAAAATGGCGAACGAGGCGCAAGGCATCGTTGATGCTGTTGTGACGACCGCCTTGCCGTTAACGAAGAAAGAAAAAAAACAGCTGGCTGATAAGTTCGGCGCGGCGTTGAATAAAGAAATACGGATCGAAGAACGTGTTGACCGTGAAGTGATCGGCGGGATGATGGTCCGCATCGGGAACCGCGTTTACGACGGAACGGTCGCAGGCAAATTGGCACGGTTCAAACAAAGTCTGACCCAAGTACGGTAG
- the atpE gene encoding F0F1 ATP synthase subunit C, which translates to MDFAVAVGIVFGLAAIGAGIGNGLVISRTIEGTARQPEARGSLMGLMFLGIGLVEALPIIAVVFGFILFTNI; encoded by the coding sequence ATGGATTTTGCAGTAGCTGTAGGTATCGTATTTGGACTGGCCGCCATTGGTGCGGGAATCGGAAACGGTCTCGTTATCAGCCGTACGATCGAAGGAACGGCTCGCCAGCCGGAAGCACGCGGAAGCTTGATGGGCTTGATGTTCTTGGGCATCGGACTTGTTGAGGCTCTTCCGATCATTGCCGTTGTGTTCGGGTTTATCTTATTCACGAACATCTAA
- the atpF gene encoding F0F1 ATP synthase subunit B translates to MIDFGAVRLEFGTMIFQAAVFIVLLLLVSKFAMKPVREMFKQRQEHIENEIKAAELARERAEESMEKQKKALEAARDEAYQIVANAKKQAELQGDKVLKNAEEQANRSLQEARAEIEREREKAVAALREQTAELSVMLASKIIEKELDKKEQQAEIDEFLKQVGDRI, encoded by the coding sequence ATGATAGATTTCGGAGCGGTACGGCTCGAATTCGGAACGATGATTTTCCAGGCAGCCGTCTTTATCGTGCTTTTGCTGCTCGTCAGCAAATTCGCGATGAAACCGGTGCGCGAAATGTTCAAGCAACGCCAGGAGCATATCGAAAACGAAATCAAAGCGGCCGAGTTGGCGCGCGAACGTGCCGAAGAATCGATGGAAAAACAAAAGAAAGCACTTGAAGCCGCACGCGACGAGGCTTATCAAATCGTGGCGAACGCGAAGAAACAAGCGGAATTGCAAGGCGACAAGGTTTTGAAAAATGCCGAGGAACAAGCGAACCGTTCACTGCAGGAAGCGCGCGCGGAAATTGAGCGTGAGCGTGAGAAAGCGGTGGCCGCATTGCGGGAACAAACGGCGGAATTGTCCGTCATGCTTGCTTCCAAGATTATTGAGAAGGAACTCGACAAGAAAGAGCAGCAAGCCGAGATTGACGAGTTCTTGAAACAGGTAGGCGATCGCATATGA